In the genome of Prosthecobacter algae, one region contains:
- a CDS encoding aspartate aminotransferase family protein → MLDNVNVVLTNRFHMGKEYDTTPKTVPHVATKFRTICTPVPHPESIQHIERSRKYEPLSMRGMPPIVWDRAEDIFVFDKYGNRWLDWSSGVLVTNCGHGVPEVRQAIIDQVNSGLIHNYVFPSEERPELCELIASVSPDPLKKVFLLSTGSEATECAIKLSRAHGISVGGREKIGIIGFDRGYHGRTLASQQAGGMSGQKTWIVNMDPAIINVPFPDGYWEGDSSFDGFLQAVEKSGMKPSQIAGVIMESYQGVGPDFAPVEYIEKLRAWCTEHEVVLTFDEVQSGFGRTGKFWAFEHYGVVPDLICCGKGISSSLPLAAVIGRPDIMDQFPPGSMTSTHSGNPVCCAAALANIRKLLDEDLTGNAARMGTVLLAGCLAIQAKHPEVIGNVTGAGLVAGLQTVKRGTKQPDHDLAHRVIELCYQKGLLFFAPVGAWGQTVKICPPLTIPQEALEEGLAVLAEAFDEAVAELG, encoded by the coding sequence ATGCTCGACAATGTCAACGTTGTCCTCACCAACCGATTTCACATGGGCAAAGAATACGACACCACTCCAAAGACCGTTCCGCATGTCGCGACGAAGTTCCGCACGATCTGCACCCCGGTCCCTCATCCAGAATCCATTCAGCACATCGAGCGGAGTCGCAAGTATGAACCCCTGTCCATGCGCGGCATGCCGCCCATCGTTTGGGACCGTGCTGAAGACATCTTCGTTTTCGACAAGTATGGCAATCGCTGGCTCGACTGGAGCAGTGGCGTGCTGGTGACGAATTGTGGCCACGGCGTGCCGGAAGTCCGTCAGGCCATCATTGATCAGGTCAATAGCGGTCTCATCCACAACTACGTTTTCCCGAGCGAGGAGCGCCCTGAACTGTGCGAGCTCATTGCCAGTGTTTCTCCGGATCCGCTGAAAAAAGTTTTCCTGCTCAGCACCGGCAGCGAGGCTACGGAGTGCGCCATCAAGCTCAGCCGCGCCCATGGCATTTCGGTCGGCGGTCGTGAGAAGATCGGCATCATCGGTTTTGATCGTGGCTACCATGGCCGCACGCTGGCCTCCCAGCAGGCAGGCGGCATGTCGGGCCAGAAGACCTGGATCGTCAACATGGACCCCGCCATCATCAATGTGCCGTTCCCGGATGGTTATTGGGAAGGCGACAGCAGCTTCGACGGCTTCTTGCAGGCGGTCGAAAAGAGCGGCATGAAGCCCTCCCAGATCGCCGGGGTCATCATGGAAAGCTATCAGGGCGTCGGTCCCGACTTTGCTCCTGTGGAATACATTGAGAAGCTCCGCGCCTGGTGCACCGAGCACGAAGTCGTCCTGACCTTCGACGAAGTGCAGTCTGGCTTTGGCCGCACGGGCAAGTTCTGGGCCTTCGAGCATTACGGTGTGGTTCCGGATCTCATTTGCTGCGGTAAGGGCATCTCTTCCTCCCTGCCGCTGGCCGCCGTCATTGGTCGCCCGGACATCATGGACCAGTTCCCTCCAGGTTCCATGACCAGCACTCACTCGGGCAACCCTGTTTGCTGCGCCGCCGCCCTCGCCAACATCCGCAAGCTGCTGGATGAAGACCTAACTGGCAATGCGGCCCGCATGGGCACTGTGCTGCTGGCAGGCTGCCTGGCCATCCAGGCCAAGCATCCCGAAGTCATCGGTAACGTCACTGGTGCTGGCCTCGTCGCCGGTCTCCAGACCGTGAAGCGCGGCACCAAGCAGCCGGACCACGATCTGGCCCACCGTGTCATCGAACTCTGCTACCAGAAAGGCCTGCTGTTCTTCGCCCCTGTGGGTGCCTGGGGCCAGACTGTCAAAATCTGCCCGCCGCTCACCATTCCTCAGGAAGCTCTGGAAGAAGGCCTCGCCGTCCTGGCCGAAGCCTTTGATGAAGCGGTCGCTGAACTCGGTTGA
- a CDS encoding NAD(P)-dependent oxidoreductase: protein MSKTIAFVGVGRMGANMARRLKECGYSVTAVYDSHRPIAVALAEELGCAAPEKLAEVTAAAEVIFTVVTNDESMRGIFFAPGDNLLNDAANKVFINCATVSPGIHRQVYEAAKAIGAHSLEASMASSISHAREGKLYLMLAGDEATYNEVLPILEQMSVNRRFIGGPGRAAEVKALVNMVMNINTAGLAEGLGLAAALGHDLDMIREVFSQTGANSRVLETDSGDMVAREHDCWFSAEHAAKDSGIAGSMAESVGLNLPLNLATISQYQKMVSLGLGGLDKSGIAELTFKGRHA, encoded by the coding sequence ATGAGCAAAACCATTGCCTTTGTCGGAGTCGGACGCATGGGAGCCAACATGGCCCGTCGTCTGAAAGAATGCGGTTACAGCGTGACCGCCGTGTATGACAGCCATCGTCCCATCGCGGTTGCCCTGGCCGAAGAGCTGGGCTGCGCCGCACCCGAAAAACTGGCGGAGGTGACGGCCGCAGCGGAAGTGATCTTCACGGTGGTGACAAATGACGAATCCATGCGCGGCATCTTTTTCGCCCCCGGCGACAACCTGCTGAATGACGCGGCTAACAAGGTATTCATCAACTGCGCCACCGTCTCCCCGGGCATTCACCGCCAGGTGTATGAAGCAGCCAAGGCCATCGGCGCGCACAGCCTGGAAGCCAGCATGGCCTCCAGCATCAGCCATGCGCGTGAGGGCAAGCTGTACCTCATGCTGGCAGGTGATGAAGCCACCTACAATGAGGTGCTGCCCATCCTGGAACAGATGAGTGTGAACCGCCGTTTCATCGGCGGACCCGGCCGGGCTGCGGAAGTGAAGGCGCTGGTGAACATGGTGATGAACATCAACACCGCCGGCCTGGCTGAGGGCCTGGGCCTCGCTGCGGCCTTGGGGCATGATCTCGACATGATCCGCGAAGTCTTCAGCCAGACCGGGGCCAACAGCCGCGTGCTGGAGACGGACAGCGGTGACATGGTGGCCCGTGAGCACGACTGCTGGTTCTCCGCCGAGCATGCAGCCAAGGACAGCGGCATCGCTGGCAGCATGGCCGAAAGCGTCGGCCTCAATCTGCCACTGAATCTGGCCACCATCTCCCAGTATCAGAAGATGGTCAGCCTGGGCCTGGGCGGACTGGACAAATCTGGCATCGCGGAACTGACCTTCAAAGGACGGCACGCCTAA
- a CDS encoding c-type cytochrome domain-containing protein: protein MKYLAPVCALALLLAACASKPSVAPEDPVEALAGRDYFVTYVKPILETQCLRCHQGAHPPAGLSLVQRSAAYAPRKRDRAFIVPGDPEASLLLAAVMREGTHPLIMPRLDITLTDDDIGALHEWIEDGAHWPDNPDGFLQPRYNIENP, encoded by the coding sequence ATGAAATACCTCGCTCCCGTTTGCGCCCTTGCCCTGTTGCTCGCTGCTTGCGCCAGCAAACCTTCGGTGGCCCCCGAAGATCCGGTGGAGGCCCTGGCAGGCCGCGATTATTTCGTCACTTACGTCAAGCCGATCCTGGAGACGCAGTGCTTGCGTTGCCATCAGGGGGCGCATCCTCCGGCAGGCCTCTCCCTGGTCCAGCGCAGCGCCGCCTATGCCCCGCGCAAGCGTGACCGTGCCTTCATTGTCCCCGGAGATCCCGAAGCCAGCCTGCTGCTGGCAGCGGTCATGCGCGAGGGCACGCACCCGCTCATCATGCCGCGTCTGGACATCACCCTAACCGATGATGATATCGGCGCGCTGCATGAATGGATTGAGGACGGTGCGCACTGGCCAGACAATCCGGATGGCTTTCTCCAGCCGCGATACAACATCGAAAATCCTTGA